The Halorussus gelatinilyticus genome contains the following window.
GCGAGTCCGACCGCGTGAGCGTCCAGTTCGACGACACCGTCTCGCGCGTCGGCCGGGTCGTCGGCCGCGACCCGCGGAGCGACCTCGCGGTAATCGAGGTGGACGTGCCCGACGGCATCGCGCCGCTCGACCTCATCGACTCCGAGCCGGCCATCGGCACCCGCGTCGCGGTCGTCGGAAGCCCGTACGGACTCCGGGGGTCGCTGACCTCCGGCATCGTCAGCGGCGTGGACCGACAGGTGCCGAGTCCGGTCGGCGACTACCAGATTCCCAACGCCATCCAGACCGACGCGCCCGTCAACCCCGGCAACTCCGGAGGACCGCTCGTCAACCTCTCGGGGAAGGTGCTGGGCGTCGTCAACTCCGGCGGCGGCGACAACATCGCGTTCGCCATCTCGGCCGCGCTGGTCCGGCGCGTCGTCCCCGCGCTCCTCGCGGACGGCGAGTACGACCACCCCTATCTCGGTGCCCGGACCGCGACCGTCACGGAACTGGTCGCGCGGGCGAACGGCTTCCCGAACGCCGAGGGCGTCATCGTCGTGAACGTTCCCTCCGACGTCCCGGCCGCGGGCCAACTCCGGCCGTGTACGAGCGTCGAGCGCGTCGAGGGGTTCCGCGTCCCGGTCGGCGGCGACGCCATCCTCGCCGTCGAAGGCACCTCGATTCGCTCCGACAAGGACCTCCACGCCTACCTCGCGCTCGAAGCGAGCCCCGACGACACGCTCTCGGTGCGGGTGCGCCGGGACGGCGCGGTGACGACGGTTCCGGTCGAAATCGGTGCGCGACCCGAACTGGTGGCGTGAGGCCGCCCTCAGAGTTCCCGAATCAGGAACTCGCCCACTGCGTCGGCCACCTTCCCGTGCTGGCCGACGAAGAAGTGGTCGGCGCTCATCTCGACCGTCTCGCGGCCCGACGCTTCCGCCCGCTGGACCAGCGGCTTCCAGTCGGCCGTGTCGTCGCGCGTCCCGTAGACGACCAGTAGCGGCCCCGTCACGTCCGCCAGCGCCTCGGCGGCGTCCAAGTCGTCGGCCAGCCGTGAGGCGGGCGCGAGCAGTGCCACGGCGTCGGGCTGCGGGTCGGTCGTCGCGGCCGCGAGCGTTGCGATGGCACCGCCGAAACTGAACCCGAATATGCCGACGCGGTCGTAGCGTTCGCGCGCCCACCGGAGGGCGTTTCGGGCGTCCTCGCGCTCGCCGTACCCCTCGTCCCAGTCGCCGTAGTCGAACCGCAGGCAGGCGATTCCGGCCTCATTGAGGGCCTCGCTGACGGCGACGAGGCGCTTGTCGCCGCGGTGCCCGCGGTGCTGGGGATGGGGCGGACAGGCGACGACGACTGCTTCGGGGTCGGCGGACTCGGGGGCGTCCGGGTCGTCGTCGGGCGTGTCGAGGGTGGCGCGCACGTCTCGCGCGCCGGGAATCGGTAGGTCCTCGGAGTTCATGTGCGTCTCCTTGTCCGAGCGTTCTGATAAGGGTTGCAAATCCGTCGTTCGAGTCGGACCGGGAACGGTCGGCCAGCGGAAGCCGAAACGTCACTCGCACGTCAGACGACTGTTGGGGAGGTGAGGATTTTAAGGGTCAGGTCACGAAAGAGGGTGATATGGGAGTGCTTTCACGCCTGTCGTACGTCGTCCGGTCGAAGATCAACGCCGCGCTCAATCGGGCCGAAGACCCCTCGGAGACGCTCGATTACTCCTACGAGCAGATGCGCGACGAGTTGCAGGAGGTCAAGCAGGGTATCGCGGACCTCACCACCCAGAAGAAGCGACTCGAGATGCAGAAGCGCCGCCTCGAAGAGAACGTCGAGAAACACAACGAGCAGGCCCGTGAGGCCGTGAATCAGGACCGCGAGGACCTCGCCCGACGCGCGCTGGAGAAGAAGAAACAGAAGATGAACCAGATCGAGGACCTGGAGGGCCAGATAGCCAGTCTCCAGGACACGCAGGACAACCTCGTCGAGAAGAAAGACCAACTCCAGAACCGCATCGAGGAGTTCCGGACCAAGAAGGAGAGCATGAAGGCGCGCTACGAGGCCGCCGAGGCCCAGACGCGCGTCTCGGAGGCCATGACGGGGGCCGGCGACGAGATGGAGGACGTGGGTCGCGCCATCGAGCGCGCCGAGGAGCGCACCGAGGACATGGAGGCCCGCTCGGAGGCGATGGACGAACTGCAGGACTCGGGCGTCTTCGAGGACGCGCTCTCGGACAAGGACAGCCTCGACCGCGAACTCGAAGAGGTCCGGACCTCCGGCGAGGTGGACGCCGAGTTGGAGACCCTCAAGACCGAGATGGGCAAGGGGTCCAGCGACTCCGGCGAGTCGGAGGCCGACTCCGCGGAACTCGACGCAGAACTCGAAACCGAAGTCGAGAGCGAGAGCGCGGACGAGGACATCGAGGCCGAGTTAGAGGAACTGAAAGACGACGACGAGAGCAGTTAAGCCGTCGCGTTCGCTTCTCGCGTCGAGTCGCGCGCCGCCTCGGTCGTCAGTCTGTTCGCCGATTCGGTCGGGTCGTGCGCCGCTTCGGTCTCCGGCGAGGCGTCGGCCCGCGTCGCTTCGGCGAGACGCTCGGCGATCCCGGCCACCTCCGCCGCCGTGATGCGGACCGTCGTGCCGTCGCGCGTTATCACGTAGTGCATCCCCGGCGCTTGCTCGCTGGCCGGGACGAAGATGGTGTCTGAGCCGTCACCGTTCTCGGCACCGTTCGCGTCCAGCATCGCTCGCCACGCCGCGGCGAACTCGCGGGCCTCCGCCTCCGATTCCCACGTCGTCACCCAGTGGGTCGCCGGTCCGGTCGCGCCCTCGGCGGCGTAGTAGTACATCCGGTCGCCCGCCCACCCGTCGGCGGCCTCGGCCGCGCGAGCGAACGAGAAACCGTTCATCCGGAGCGCGTGGCGGACCACCAACTCGCCCACCGTGTCGGTGTGGTAGCGCGTCAGGTTGCGGTCGTCGGGGACGTCGGGGGCGTCGGGCAACCGGACGCGCTCGACCTCCTCGCCGGGGTGGAGGAGTTCGGCGGTGGAGTTCGGCGGTCGCTCGATGGTCGCCGACCGGTCGGCGGGCGAACTCCCGGCCCGCTCGTAGAACTCGTAGCCGTAGTAGTACGGCGTCCCGGCGACGCTGTGGGGCCACGCCGCCCGCGCCAGCGTCCGGTTGTACTCGGCGACGGAGTAGTCGCTGTCGTCGTACTCGTCGAAGTACTGCTCGGTGACCCACATCGCGTCGCCCTCCACGATGGCGGTGGTCACGAGTCGCGAGTCGGTGGTCCACCGGTCGAACTCCGACTGGAACTGCCGGCGCGAGGGCGTCAGCAGGTCGTGCTGGAACTGGAGCGCGTGGACGAACTCGTGAGCCAGCACCGCCTCTTGGGAGACGTCGTGCTCCGCGAGCGCCTCGTCGTTCAGTAGGTAGATGTGGACCGCGGCCTGCCGCTGGACCGTGTAGCCCAGCGGTTGCCGACACTCGGTCGAGGCGTTCGAGTACAACTGCAGGGTCTGTGCGCCGACGGGCCGGATGGCCCCGAACGAGTCGCGCACGTCGTAGGGCGGACCCTCCTCGGCGTCGTACTCGTGGAGCGTGATGCCCTGCGTGGCCTGTAGCCCCCGGAGTTCTTCGACCCGGCTCAACACCGTCGCCGGGTCGTAGTCGGGGTCGAACCCCTCGGTCTCGATTTCGACGGACTCGTCGGACTCGGTCGTCGTCGCCTCGGTGTCGTCAGTCGCCTCGGTGTCGTCAGTCGCCCCGGTGCCGGTCGCTCGCGGCGCGTCGTTCGCGTCCGTCGCCTCCTCCACCCCCGCGACTCCCCCCGCGTCCGCCACGTCTCTCGCGCCTGCGCCCGCTGTCGGGGCCGCGCCCGCGAGGACGAGCGCGGCCACGAGCGCGAGGGCGAGTCGGGTCGAATGTGGCATGCCAGCACACACGGGGGCGAGCGGCAAAAGGCCCGCGGGTGTTTTCCGTGGCGGGCGCGTAGGCGAACGCACATGTCGGATAGCGGAACGGCGGGGGACGCCGGGCCGAAGAGCGACGGCGGGTCGGGGAGTATCGGGTCCGACGACGACGACTCCCAGCCCAGCGATACGATGCGGGCGCGGGCCGACGAGAGCAGTTGGAAGCTCTGGCTCCTGATGGAGGCAAATCGGTGGGTCGTCGCGAGCGTGTTGCTCGTCGGCGTGTTCGTCGCGTTGGTTGCCATCGGCGTACTCGACCCCTCGCCGCTCCAGCGGTCGGTCGCTCAGTCCGACCCGACCGAGACGCTGTTCCAGGCGTTCGTGACCGTCATCATCACGGGCGTCACGCTGGTCGTGACGCTGAACCAGTTGGTCCTCTCCCAAGAACTCGGGCCGGTCGGCGACCAGCGCGGCCGGATGGAGGGTGCGATGGAGTTCCGACAGGACGTAGAGGAAGTCCTCGACAGTCCCGTCAGTCCGCCCGAACCTGCCTCCTTCCTACAGGCGCTCATCGACGAGACCCGCTCGCGGGCCAACGAACTCGCCGACGCGGTGAGCGACAGTCGCGACGAAGACCTGCGAGACGTCGTCGAGGACTACGTGGACGCGCTCGAAGAGAACGCCAACGAGGTCAGCGACCAACTGGACGAGGCGGAGTTCGGGAGCTACGACCTGCTCTCGGCGGTGCTGGACTTCAACTACTCGTGGAAGATTTTCGTCGCGCGCCGCCTCCACAACGAACAGGGCGACGCGCTGACCGACGAGACCGAGGACGCCTTCGACGACTTGGTGGAGGTTCTGTCGTTCTTCGGCCCGGCGCGCGAACACTTCAAGACGCTCTACTTCCAGTGGGAACTGGTCAACCTCTCGCGGGCGATGCTCTACTCGGCGGTCCCGGCGCTGGTCGTGGCCGCCTCGATGATAATCTACTACGACGCCGAGGCGCTGCCGGGCGCGACGCTGGGCATCAGCAACGACATCCTCGTGACGAGTTTCGCCACCACCGTCGCTATCGTGCCGTTCATGCTCCTGCTGTCGTACATCCTCCGCATCGCCACGGTCGCCAAGCGGACGCTCTCCATCGGCCCGTTCGTCCTCCGCGGCGTAGACCGGAGCGACGAGTTGGACTTCGAGTAGCGCACACGCGGATTCTTCGTTCGAGCGCGTTCTTCGACTTCCGGCGCGGCGCTCACGAGCGCCGCGCCCACCGCGCGAGGTCGTCGCGGTCCGACTCCCGAAAACCCACGAGCCAGCACTTTTACCCGCAGAACCCCAACTCGCGCCCGACACCCGTGCCGACGCTCCGAATCCCCGAGACGGTCCGCGACGAACTCCTCGCTCACGCACGCGAGGGCGCACCCGAGGAAATCTGTGGCGTCCTCGCGGGAGAGCGCGACGAGGAAACTCATCGCGTCGAGACCCGTCATCCCGCCGAGAACGTCGCCGGGACCCCCGAAACCCGGTACGAAATCGACGCGCGCGAGCAACTCGACCTGATGGAGCGCATCGAGGACGCCGACCGCGAAGTCGTGGGGTTCTACCACTCCCATCCCCGCGGTCCGGCCGAACCGAGCGCGACCGACGCCGAACTGGCGACGTGGCCGGGTCGGTCCTATCTCATTCTCTCTTTAGCTGGTGGCGCTCCTCGGCTCACGTCGTGGCGGTGGACCGGCGACGAGTTCGTCGCGGAGGACGTGCGAGTCGTCGCCGACCGGTAGCTCGCTCGCCGCGTCGAGGAACAGTTTTACCCCGCGAAGCCTACCTGTCGGGTATGAAGGCCGTCCAGTTCAGCGACCACGGGGACCGGAGCGTCATCGACTACGGCGAGTTCCCTGACCCGACGCCGGACCGCGACGAGGTACTGGTGGACGTGAAGGCGGGCGCGCTCAACCACCTCGACGTGTGGACGCGCAAGGGCCTGCCGGGAGTAGAGTTAGAGATGCCACACGTGCCGGGGAGCGACGGCGCGGGCGTCGTCCTCGAAGTCGGCGAGGACGTGACCCGGTTCGAGCCGGGCGACCGCGTGGCCGTCTCGGCGGGCGTTTACTGCGGCAAGTGCGAGTACTGCCGCCACGGGGAGTACTCGATGTGCGTCAACTACCACATCATCGGCGAACACGTCCGGGGCGTCCACAGCGAGCGCGCCGCGGTGCCCGAGGACAACCTCGTCGAGGTCCCCTCGGGCGTCGAGTGGGAGACCGCCGCGGCCGCGCCGCTGGTGTTCCAGACCGCGTGGCGGATGCTCCTGACGCGGGGGAACGTCTCGCCCGGCGAGGACGTGTTGGTTCTCGGAGCCTCGGGCGGCGTCGGTCACGCCGCGGTGCAAATCGCCGACTACGCCGGCGCAAACGTCTACGCGACCGCCTCTTCCGAGGAGAAGTTGGAGTACGCCGAGGAGGTCGGGGCCGACTACACCATCGACTACGAGGCCGAGGACTTCGCGTCCCGGATTCGAGACCTGACCGGCAAGCGCGGCGTGGACGTGGTGGTTGACCACGTCGGCGCGGCGACGTGGCGCGACTCGCTGGCGAGTCTGGCCAAGGGCGGCCGGGTCCTGACCTGCGGCGCGACCACGGGCGGCACCCCCGAGACGGACATCAATCGCATCTTCTGGAACCAGTTGAAAGTCATCGGCTCCACGATGGCGAACCCCGGCGAGGTGGACGACGTGCTGGAACTGGTCTGGGACGGCACCTTCGAGCCGCGCATCCGGGAGACCCTGCCGATGAGCGAGACGGCGCGCGCCCACGAGATGCTCGAAGAGCGCGAGGGCTTCGGGAAGGTCGTGGTCGTGCCCGACAGCGAGTACGACGGATGACCGAAGACACCTACACCCACCGACCCGGAAGCGTCGAGGACGAGCGCCAGCGCGACCGGAGCGGTGGGGGCGACGACGGTGCGAGTGCCGGCGAGAACCCCGACCGGCCCTACGACGGCGACCCCGACCACCCCGGCGCGCCGGTCGAGCGCGGAACGGAGGAGTGGGACTGGCGCGGGTGGGTGCTGGTCGGCGTCATGACGCTATGTTTCCTCGTGATTCCCGCGACGATTTGGGTCCTACCGCCGGTCCGGCCGTTCCGGTTCGCCTACCTCGTCCTGCCGCTAATTCCGGCGCTGCTGCTCGGCGCGACCGCCGTCTGGTCGGCCCAGCGGTCGGGCTGAGAGCGGGCGAGGCGGTGGAGGCCGTTTTCGTATTTCTCTCCGAAGAGTAGCTGTTCCTTTGCGGACGCTATCCTGACCGTTCGGGTCTGCGAGCGGTCGCGCCGCGAGCGCGGCGCGACCGCCGGAACCGACGGGACGAAATCGACAGAAACCCGGAAGGAATCGCGATGCCGGCGTTGATTTAAGTCCCCGTCTGCCAAATACTCCCACATGGTCGATTTCCAGTCACGCGACACGCGGCGACACGACGACGAGGACGACGACGAGAGCCACGCCGACCGGACGAGCGAGGACGCGACGCCGACGGACGAGACGGGTCACGACGACTCCCGCGACGAGCACGGCCACGACTCTCACGACCACCACGCTCACGACGTGGAGTCGCTCGGCGCGGCGGTCGTGACGGTCTCGTCCTCTCGGAGCCTCTCGAACGACCCGTCGGGCGACGCCATCGTCGCGGGCCTCGAAGACGCGGGCCACAAGGTCGTGAGCCGCGACCTCATCGGCGACGACTACGACGGCGTGCAGGGGTCGGTGGACGCGCTGGTCGGCCGCGACGACGTGGACGCGGTGGTGACGACCGGCGGGACCGGCGTGACGCCCGACGACGTGACAATCGAGGCGGTCGAACCGCTCTTCGACAAGAAACTGCCGGGCTTCGGCGAACTGTTCCGCCTGCTCTCCCACGAGGACATCGGGACCAAGGTCGTCGGCACGCGCGCGACGGCGGGCGTCGTGGACGGCGCGGTCGTCTTCTGCCTGCCGGGGAGCGAGGACGCCGCAGAGCTTGGGGTGGAGCGGATTATCGTCGAGGAAGCGGGGCACCTCGCGGGACTGGCGGGGCGCGAGGAGTAGCCGCGAAACGCGGTTCGGTTCCGCGCTTACTCGAAGTCGCGGCGCATCGCGATCTCGAACCACGGGCAGAGGCGCAACTGCCGATACCACTCGGGATGCTCGTGCAGGCGCTCGTAGGGCACCCACATCAGGCCCGCGACCTCCTCCTCGTTCGGGTCGAGCGACAGGTCGTCCAGCGTCAGCTTCAGCACGGCACACACCTCGTGTTCGACGCCCGCGTTCTCGAAGTATCGCTTGTACTCGAAGCGGTCGGTCACGCGCAGGTCGTCGTACTGGTCGGGCGAGATGCCCAGTTCGTCGTCCAACCGCTGGCGCGTGGCTTCCTCCTGCGTCTGGCCTTCGATAGGGTGGGAGGCCACGGTGCCGTCCCACCACGTCCCCCAGAGGCGCTTGTCCGGCGCGCGCTGGGCGAGCAGGATGTTGCCGTCGCCGTCGAACACGAGCGACGTGAACGCCCGGTGGCGGATGCCGTCGCCGGTGTGGGCGTCGAGGCGGTTGACGGTCTCCTCGGGATTGTCGTCGGCATCGACTGCGACGACGTGCTGGCGTGCGTTTGCATGACGGTCTTCTGGGGTCGGCGTGCTGGCGTCAGCCGCCGTGTCGTCGGCGCTCATTGGCCTCTGGTTGTCGGGGATGGGTAAAACCGTCTTCGATAATTCGTGGCGTAGGGACGACCGGCGTTTCCGAGCGAATCACCGCCGAGAGCGTCGTGGAGACGGCTTCGAGAGCCCCCGCCCGCCACGAGACGTAATCTCCGTGGAATCGGTTACGAGGACGGCAGAGAAGACCGTTTAGAAAGCCCCCGCCCGCTCGCGGTCGCTCCGCGAGATATTTCTGCGCTCTCCGCACCGCCCGCGCAGAAATAGTAGCCCGCGGAAACGACCACGTTGCACGCGAGCGGGCGGCCCCTTTCGATCCACCCAGACGAGTGGTTCGGGTGGGCGAGCGTTCGCAGGTGGGTCGTGTCACCGAGCGCGGTTCCGACGAACGGTCCACCGAGCGCGACCCCGGCGGCTGATTCTGCGAGCGCACGGGCGCTGGCGCGCAGGACTGTACGCCAGCGCCCTCCGAGGTCGAAATACGACGCTGGCGTCCGGAGTCCGACCTTCCGACACCGAAATACGAATTTCGAAATTCGATTTCGGAACTCGTAATTCATCGTCGGATTTATTACGATGAGCGAACTTTCTCCTACCAACAGATGACCGACGACACCGCAGGCGACGGACGGACCATCCTGCTCATCGGTAGCGGACCGATACAGATCGGACAGGCCGCAGAGTTCGACTACTCCGGCGCGCAGGCCTGCCGCGCGCTACAGGAGGAGGGCGCGCGAGTCGTGCTGGTCAACTCCAACCCCGCGACCATCATGACCGACCCGGAGATGGCCGACGAGGTGTACATCGAACCCATCACGACCGAGGCCATCGCCGAAATCATCCGGAAGGAGAACCCGGACGGCGTCATCGCGGGCCTCGGGGGCCAGACCGGGCTGAACGTCACGGCGGAACTCTCCGAGGAGGGCGTCCTCGAAGAGTACGACGTGGACATCATGGGCACGCCGCTGGACACCATCTACGCGACCGAGGACCGGGACCTCTTCCGCCAGCGGATGCGCGAGTTGGGCCAACCCGTCGCGCGCTCGACCACCATCACGCTGGACGACGACGAGGAAGTCTCGGCCATCACCGAGGAGGACCTCGAAGAGCGCGTCGAGGCCGCGGTCGAAGAGGTCGGCGGTCTCCCCGTCATCGCCCGCACCACCTACACCCTCGGCGGGTCGGGGTCGGGCGTGGTCGAAGACATGGACGAACTCCTCGTTCGCGTCCGGAAGGGCCTGCGCCTCTCGCGCAACGGCGAGGTCCTCATCACCGAATCCATCTCCGGGTGGGTCGAACTGGAGTACGAGGTCATGCGCGACGCCGGGGACTCCTGCATCATCATCTGCAACATGGAGAACATCGACCCGATGGGCATCCACACCGGCGAATCGACGGTCGTGACGCCCTCGCAGGTCATCCCCGACGACGGCCACCAGGAGATGCGCGACGCCGCGCTCGAAGTCATCCGCGACCTCGGAATTCAGGGCGGCTGTAACATCCAGTTCGCGTGGCGCGACGACGGCACTCCCGGCGGCGAGTACCGCGTCGTGGAGGTCAACCCCCGCGTCTCGCGCTCCTCGGCGCTCGCCTCGAAGGCGACGGGCTACCCCATCGCCCGCGTGACCGCGAAGGTCGCGCTGGGCAAGCGCCTCCACGAGATAGAGAACGAGATTACGGGTCAGACCACCGCGGCCTTCGAGCCGGCCATCGACTACGTGGTCACGAAGGTCCCGCGCTGGCCCAAGGACAAGTTCGACGACGTGGACTTCGAGTTGGGCACCGCGATGAAATCGACCGGCGAGGCGATGGCCATCGGCCGGACCTTCGAGGAGAGCCTGCTGAAGGCGCTTCGCTCCTCGGAGTACGACCCCGACGTGGACTGGGCCGCGGTCGACGACGACACGCTCGAAACCGACTACCTCCAATCGCCGACGCCCGACCGCCCCTACGCGATGTTCGAGGCGTTCGACCGCGGCTACACCGTCGAGGAGGTCGTGGAACTGACCGACATCGAAGAGTGGTACGTCGAGCGGTTCGGGAACGTCGCCGACGCCGCGGTCGCCGCGCAGGACGGCGACTTCGAGGCCGCCGCCGAGCGCGGCTTCACCGACCACGAAATCACCGCCATCGCGGGCGGCGAGTTCGACGACACCCACGCCTCGTGGATTCCCGACGAGAGCGCGGGCGGCACGGCGTCGGCCGACGCGGCCGACGCCCCGAAAAAATCGACCGACGGCGCGGGCGTCGCAATCGAGGACGTGGAGTCGAGCGCGCCCGACCGCGATTTCAAGCAGGTGGACACCTGCGCCGGCGAGTTCGCGGCCTCGACGCCGTACTACTACTCCTCGCGGCGGCCCGGCGCGGGACTCGGCCGCGACGAGGTGCAAGTAGACCGCGACGTGGAGAGCGTCGTCGTGGTCGGCGGCGGCCCCATCCGCATCGGGCAGGGCGTCGAGTTCGACTACTGCTCGGTCCACGCGGTCCGTGCGCTCCGCGAGCAGGGCATCGAGGCCCACGTCGTGAACAACAACCCCGAGACGGTCTCGACCGACTACGACACCTCCGACGGCCTGTTCTTCGAGCCGATTACCGCCGAGGAGGTCGCGGACGTCATCGAGACGACGAACGCCGACGGCGTGATGGTCCAGTTCGGCGGCCAGACCTCCGTGGACATCGGCGAACCGCTCGAAGCCGAACTCGAGCGCCGCGGACTCGACTGCGAGATTCTGGGCACCGCGGTCGAGGCGATGGACCTCGCGGAGGACCGCGACCGGTTCAACCGCCTGATGGACGAGATGGGCATCAGCCAACCCGAAGGCGGCTCCGCGACCAGCGAGGCCGAGGCGCTCGACCTCGCCCACGACATCGGCTACCCGGTCCTCGTCCGGCCGTCCTACGTCCTCGGCGGGCGCGCGATGGACGTGGTGTACGACGACGAGGAACTGAAGGAGTACATCGAGGAGGCGGTCCGCGTCTCGCCCGACAAGCCGATTCTCGTGGACGAGTTCCTCGCCGACGCGGTGGAACTCGACGTGGACGCCGTGTCGGACGGTGAAGACGTGCTGATCGGTGGAATCATGGAACACGTCGAGTCGGCGGGCGTCCACTCCGGGGACTCCGCCTGCATGATTCCGACCCGCGCGCTCGACGACGACACCCTCGCCAGAGTCCGCGAGGTCGTCGAAGACATCGCGGTCGGCCTCGACACGGTGGGGCTGCTGAACGTCCAGTTGGCGGTGCAGGACGGCGAAGTGTACGTCCTCGAAGCCAACCCGCGCTCCTCGCGCACCGTCCCCTTCGTCTCGAAGGCGACCGGCGTCCCCATCGCCAAACTCGCCGCGAAGGTGATGGCCGGCGAGTCGCTGGCCGACCTGGACGCCGACGAGCAGGTGCCCGAGCAGGTCAGCGTCAAGGAGGTCGTCCTCCCGTTCGACCGCCTGCCGGGGAGCGACCCGCGCCTCGGCCCGGAGATGAAATCGACCGGCGAGGTCATGGGCACCGCCGACACCTTCGGGAAGGCCTACGACAAGGCCCAGGACTCGACCGGCAAGCCGATTCCCGACGCGGGCACCGCCCTGGTGGACCTCACCGACGACTTCGGCGAGTACTTCAGCACCGCGGAGTTCGCCGACTACTTCGAGGTCGTCACGCCCGACGAGTTCGAGACGGACGACGAGGCCGGGGACGAGGAATGGGCCGACCACGCGGAGCGGGCGGTCTTAGAGGGCGACATCGACGTCATCGTCTCGCGCAACCGCGACCTGCTGGAGACCGCGGTCGAGGAGGAGATAACCTACTTCTCGACCGAGGCGAGCGCCGCGGCCGCGCTGGAGGCACTCGACACGAGAGACCAACCCCTCGACGTGGAACCGGTCGGCGACCGGGCCAAGCGTACCCGCGAGTGGGGCGAGTAGCGAAGAAAGCTATCCGCGACCGAGGAGGTTTTCCTCCGAGACGTTCCAACTGTCACGGAGCCAGAACTCTCCGTAGTCGATGAAGACGTATCTGTCGTCGAGGACACCGACTTCGGCATCGTCAATCGTCCAATCGTCTCTTTGATTGAACTTCCTCTTGAGAATCTCTATGGCCGGGATTGGGTCTTCTGGCAGTTTTGCTTTCTCCATCACCAACCACTGGAAGTTCTGACGGTCCCAGTCGGCTATCGGAGCAAATAGTTCCGGATACCCTCTCGAATTCGCTTCTAGCCAGATTCGTACCTCACCGAATACCTCGTTTCGATAGAATGGACCCCATTCCGTTATTTTGTTGTTCGGCGGGTTGTCTGCTCGACCACCGCCACGCATCTTGAGAACGTACTCCGAACTACGTTCCTCGACTATTTTGTCCCCCATCGTGCCGGTTTCTGGGAGGAGTACCACGATACTTGACCCGGAATCTATCCAATCGAGATCGTGGTATCGCTCTGCGATTTCGTGAAGACGTAAGTTGTCGGTTGTAGTGTTCCTCTGACGTGGTTTGTAAGTTCGTGAACCCACGACCGACCATATTCGGTGAGAACACTCTCGGCAGGCGTCGAACACATCGTCACAATCACGATTCTCGGTTTCGTTTGAAAATTCGACCGAATTGCGCCGTAATTCGGTCAGACCACGACGAGGACGACCGCACCGCCGACCACCAAGGCCGCCAGCGCGTACCACGGTTCGCGCCGGAGGGTCTGCTGGGCGGCCGGAATCTCGCCGGTGTACTTCAGGCCGAGCGCCACCGCGACGAACGTGGCGGCGACGCCGACCGCTACCGTCGTCCGGCCGATGCCGTGAGCGTAGCCGGCGAGGACGCCGACGACCGCGCCGAGGATTATGGCGTGGATTTCCGTGTACGTGAGAGCGTTGTCGCTCCCGAAGACGGACGTTCCCATACGGGAGCGTAGGGGCTCCTGGCGTTAAATTTGTTTTCGAAAGTGAGAAATTTTAGTCACGTCCCGACGCCCGGTAGCTCCGCCTGATACTGGAGGAGTTGGTCGGCGCGCTCGGCTTTCGCCAGC
Protein-coding sequences here:
- a CDS encoding S1C family serine protease, whose protein sequence is MEPTRRRVLGALATAATAGVAGCSSDTAPSADSSDDRTGAGNTETTAGTDERPVRNASGTTAADADSVYTRVYRETSESVALIRTPRGSQGSGFLYDERHFVTNYHVVGESDRVSVQFDDTVSRVGRVVGRDPRSDLAVIEVDVPDGIAPLDLIDSEPAIGTRVAVVGSPYGLRGSLTSGIVSGVDRQVPSPVGDYQIPNAIQTDAPVNPGNSGGPLVNLSGKVLGVVNSGGGDNIAFAISAALVRRVVPALLADGEYDHPYLGARTATVTELVARANGFPNAEGVIVVNVPSDVPAAGQLRPCTSVERVEGFRVPVGGDAILAVEGTSIRSDKDLHAYLALEASPDDTLSVRVRRDGAVTTVPVEIGARPELVA
- a CDS encoding alpha/beta hydrolase, whose product is MNSEDLPIPGARDVRATLDTPDDDPDAPESADPEAVVVACPPHPQHRGHRGDKRLVAVSEALNEAGIACLRFDYGDWDEGYGEREDARNALRWARERYDRVGIFGFSFGGAIATLAAATTDPQPDAVALLAPASRLADDLDAAEALADVTGPLLVVYGTRDDTADWKPLVQRAEASGRETVEMSADHFFVGQHGKVADAVGEFLIREL
- a CDS encoding PspA/IM30 family protein, producing the protein MGVLSRLSYVVRSKINAALNRAEDPSETLDYSYEQMRDELQEVKQGIADLTTQKKRLEMQKRRLEENVEKHNEQAREAVNQDREDLARRALEKKKQKMNQIEDLEGQIASLQDTQDNLVEKKDQLQNRIEEFRTKKESMKARYEAAEAQTRVSEAMTGAGDEMEDVGRAIERAEERTEDMEARSEAMDELQDSGVFEDALSDKDSLDRELEEVRTSGEVDAELETLKTEMGKGSSDSGESEADSAELDAELETEVESESADEDIEAELEELKDDDESS
- a CDS encoding desampylase, giving the protein MPTLRIPETVRDELLAHAREGAPEEICGVLAGERDEETHRVETRHPAENVAGTPETRYEIDAREQLDLMERIEDADREVVGFYHSHPRGPAEPSATDAELATWPGRSYLILSLAGGAPRLTSWRWTGDEFVAEDVRVVADR
- a CDS encoding zinc-binding dehydrogenase, which produces MKAVQFSDHGDRSVIDYGEFPDPTPDRDEVLVDVKAGALNHLDVWTRKGLPGVELEMPHVPGSDGAGVVLEVGEDVTRFEPGDRVAVSAGVYCGKCEYCRHGEYSMCVNYHIIGEHVRGVHSERAAVPEDNLVEVPSGVEWETAAAAPLVFQTAWRMLLTRGNVSPGEDVLVLGASGGVGHAAVQIADYAGANVYATASSEEKLEYAEEVGADYTIDYEAEDFASRIRDLTGKRGVDVVVDHVGAATWRDSLASLAKGGRVLTCGATTGGTPETDINRIFWNQLKVIGSTMANPGEVDDVLELVWDGTFEPRIRETLPMSETARAHEMLEEREGFGKVVVVPDSEYDG
- a CDS encoding MogA/MoaB family molybdenum cofactor biosynthesis protein, with translation MVDFQSRDTRRHDDEDDDESHADRTSEDATPTDETGHDDSRDEHGHDSHDHHAHDVESLGAAVVTVSSSRSLSNDPSGDAIVAGLEDAGHKVVSRDLIGDDYDGVQGSVDALVGRDDVDAVVTTGGTGVTPDDVTIEAVEPLFDKKLPGFGELFRLLSHEDIGTKVVGTRATAGVVDGAVVFCLPGSEDAAELGVERIIVEEAGHLAGLAGREE
- a CDS encoding NUDIX hydrolase, producing the protein MSADDTAADASTPTPEDRHANARQHVVAVDADDNPEETVNRLDAHTGDGIRHRAFTSLVFDGDGNILLAQRAPDKRLWGTWWDGTVASHPIEGQTQEEATRQRLDDELGISPDQYDDLRVTDRFEYKRYFENAGVEHEVCAVLKLTLDDLSLDPNEEEVAGLMWVPYERLHEHPEWYRQLRLCPWFEIAMRRDFE